In Leisingera sp. NJS204, the following are encoded in one genomic region:
- a CDS encoding ABC transporter permease yields the protein MTGLFELLGLGASAELLSLSGWGGNLLRGLANSLQIAIGAYGLGLVIGLFGAYGKLYGGKVTRDLLAIYTTVIRAVPELVLILILYYVGSDIINKISEGLGGGRVEINGVAAGIWVLGVVQGAYATEVLRGAIQAVPVGQIEAAKSYGMPGFMIMRRVTIPAMMSFAVPGLANLWLIATKDTALLAVVGFNELTLETRQAASSTRAYFTFFLAAGFLYLMVTLCSGAVFARIEKWARRGQPSLRGGTS from the coding sequence ATGACCGGACTGTTCGAATTACTGGGCCTTGGCGCCAGCGCAGAGCTGCTGTCGCTGTCGGGCTGGGGAGGCAACCTGCTGCGCGGGCTTGCCAATTCCTTGCAAATCGCCATTGGCGCCTATGGGCTGGGGCTGGTGATCGGGCTGTTCGGAGCTTATGGCAAACTTTATGGCGGGAAGGTCACGCGCGATCTTCTCGCCATTTACACCACGGTGATCCGGGCGGTGCCGGAACTGGTGCTGATCCTGATCCTTTATTACGTGGGCAGCGATATCATCAACAAGATCTCCGAAGGCTTGGGCGGCGGCCGGGTTGAGATTAACGGCGTTGCAGCCGGCATCTGGGTTTTGGGTGTGGTGCAGGGGGCCTATGCCACCGAAGTGCTGCGCGGCGCCATCCAGGCGGTCCCTGTGGGCCAGATCGAGGCAGCGAAATCCTATGGCATGCCGGGCTTCATGATCATGCGGCGGGTGACGATCCCGGCGATGATGAGCTTTGCGGTGCCGGGGCTGGCAAACCTGTGGCTGATCGCCACCAAGGACACCGCGCTGCTGGCGGTTGTCGGCTTTAATGAGCTGACGCTGGAGACCCGCCAGGCGGCCAGCAGCACGCGGGCCTATTTCACCTTTTTCCTGGCGGCCGGGTTCCTTTATCTGATGGTGACGCTGTGTTCCGGCGCGGTCTTTGCCCGGATTGAAAAATGGGCGCGGCGCGGCCAGCCCTCGCTGAGGGGGGGTACGTCATGA
- a CDS encoding ABC transporter permease, whose product MTGLRDLMQPHRIVMMLIFAALVIWCAVSLRWDWLPKYAPLALEGLWTTIWILAASLVIGFLLAVPLGLAQAVGPWYLSVPARTFCTIIRGTPLLLQIWLLYYGLGSLFPQFPWIRSSELWPYLRQAWPYAVLALSLSYAGYEGEVMRGAFSSVAKGQLEAAKSFGMPRFTMFRRIWLPQAIRNVLPTLGGETILQLKATPLVATITVVEIYSVSSRVRSDTFIVYEPLLLLAVVYMAIAGVITLAFRRFEKG is encoded by the coding sequence ATGACCGGCCTCAGGGATCTGATGCAGCCGCACCGTATTGTGATGATGCTGATCTTTGCGGCGCTGGTGATCTGGTGCGCGGTTTCGCTGCGCTGGGATTGGCTGCCGAAATATGCGCCGCTGGCGCTGGAAGGGCTGTGGACCACAATCTGGATCCTGGCGGCATCCCTAGTCATAGGTTTCCTGCTGGCGGTGCCGCTGGGGCTGGCACAGGCCGTTGGCCCCTGGTATCTGTCCGTTCCTGCGCGCACCTTCTGCACCATCATTCGCGGCACGCCTTTGCTGCTGCAGATCTGGCTGCTTTATTACGGGCTGGGCTCGCTGTTTCCGCAGTTTCCCTGGATCCGCTCATCCGAGCTGTGGCCGTACCTGCGGCAGGCCTGGCCCTATGCGGTGCTTGCACTGTCGCTGTCTTATGCGGGCTATGAGGGTGAGGTCATGCGGGGGGCGTTTTCCAGTGTTGCCAAGGGGCAGCTGGAGGCGGCAAAATCCTTTGGCATGCCGCGCTTCACCATGTTCCGCCGGATCTGGCTGCCGCAGGCAATCCGCAATGTGCTGCCGACCCTGGGTGGTGAAACCATCCTGCAGCTGAAGGCGACGCCGCTGGTGGCGACAATCACGGTGGTAGAGATCTATTCGGTATCCTCCCGCGTGCGGTCAGATACATTCATTGTCTATGAGCCGCTGTTGCTTCTTGCCGTGGTCTATATGGCGATTGCGGGCGTGATAACCCTGGCCTTCCGGCGGTTCGAGAAAGGCTGA